One segment of Neobacillus endophyticus DNA contains the following:
- a CDS encoding Asp23/Gls24 family envelope stress response protein, giving the protein MSEFNILEMEQENDGLGKIEIAPEVIEVIAGIAANEVEGVAGMRGNFAAGVVERLGKKNHGKGVKVELTETGIKVDVYCLMKFGVSIPVIAGKVQDNIRQALHNMTALEAEEVNIHVVGIQFETQKIEPEIDSEM; this is encoded by the coding sequence GTGAGCGAGTTTAATATCTTGGAAATGGAACAAGAAAATGATGGACTTGGCAAAATTGAGATAGCACCTGAAGTTATTGAAGTAATCGCTGGTATAGCAGCAAACGAGGTTGAGGGAGTTGCTGGCATGCGCGGCAACTTTGCTGCAGGCGTTGTCGAGCGTTTAGGAAAGAAAAATCATGGTAAAGGCGTTAAAGTAGAGCTTACTGAGACTGGAATAAAGGTGGATGTATACTGTTTAATGAAATTTGGCGTCTCCATTCCTGTCATCGCTGGAAAAGTTCAGGATAATATCCGTCAGGCGCTGCACAATATGACTGCTTTAGAAGCAGAAGAGGTTAACATTCATGTAGTCGGGATTCAATTTGAAACACAAAAAATTGAGCCTGAAATCGATTCGGAAATGTAA
- the folD gene encoding bifunctional methylenetetrahydrofolate dehydrogenase/methenyltetrahydrofolate cyclohydrolase FolD encodes MTAQIINGKEIAEKKKVQIAEEVKLLKAKGVTPGLAVILVGNNHASRTYVSNKQKTCEELGMYSLLIELPEETPEVELLSKIEELNGDSKIHGILVQLPLPEHIDEKKVIETITPAKDVDGFHPINIGRMMAGQNAFLPCTPFGIMVLLEESGISISGKNAVVVGRSNIVGKPVGQLLLNQNATVTYCHSRTKDLAVHTSQADILIAAVGIPNFIRAEHVKEGAVVIDVGINRNDEGKLCGDVAFNEVREKAGYITPVPKGVGPMTITMLMYNTLKSAKETLR; translated from the coding sequence TTGACAGCACAAATCATTAATGGAAAAGAAATTGCCGAAAAAAAGAAAGTGCAAATTGCAGAAGAAGTTAAGTTGCTCAAAGCAAAGGGGGTCACTCCTGGGCTGGCAGTTATTCTAGTCGGTAATAATCATGCATCCCGTACGTACGTTTCAAATAAACAAAAAACTTGTGAAGAACTAGGAATGTATTCCTTATTAATTGAATTGCCTGAAGAGACGCCTGAAGTAGAATTATTATCAAAGATTGAGGAATTAAATGGAGACTCCAAAATTCACGGGATCTTAGTTCAACTACCTCTCCCTGAACATATTGATGAAAAAAAGGTGATTGAAACCATTACTCCAGCCAAGGATGTTGACGGTTTTCACCCCATCAATATCGGGAGAATGATGGCGGGGCAAAATGCCTTCTTGCCTTGCACACCGTTTGGAATTATGGTGTTGTTAGAGGAAAGCGGCATTTCTATTTCAGGTAAAAATGCAGTAGTTGTAGGAAGAAGTAATATCGTTGGCAAACCTGTTGGGCAATTATTGCTGAACCAGAATGCTACTGTCACGTATTGCCACTCTAGAACGAAAGATTTAGCTGTACATACGAGTCAGGCAGATATACTGATCGCTGCAGTTGGAATACCTAATTTTATTAGAGCAGAACATGTCAAAGAGGGCGCCGTCGTCATTGATGTCGGTATTAACCGTAACGATGAAGGAAAGCTCTGCGGCGATGTTGCATTTAATGAAGTGAGGGAAAAGGCTGGATATATCACACCTGTCCCTAAAGGGGTCGGTCCAATGACCATTACAATGTTGATGTATAATACTTTAAAATCAGCAAAAGAAACACTAAGGTAG
- the nusB gene encoding transcription antitermination factor NusB: MKRRTAREKALQALFQIDVSQTEPESAIEHVLEEEAGDDYLSKLVFGVIEHKTEIDNLISENLEKWSLDRLATVDRNLLRIAVFELKFIQQEVPENVVLDEAIEIAKIYGDDQSSKFVNGVLSKIKQSLNN; this comes from the coding sequence ATGAAAAGAAGAACAGCCAGAGAAAAAGCGCTTCAGGCTCTTTTTCAAATTGATGTCAGTCAGACGGAGCCAGAATCAGCAATTGAACATGTTTTAGAAGAAGAAGCAGGTGATGATTATCTGTCAAAACTTGTATTCGGTGTAATCGAACATAAAACTGAAATTGACAATCTGATAAGTGAAAATCTTGAAAAATGGTCGTTAGATCGTTTGGCAACCGTTGACCGTAACCTTCTAAGAATAGCTGTATTTGAATTGAAATTCATACAGCAGGAAGTTCCGGAAAATGTTGTTTTAGATGAAGCCATTGAAATAGCAAAAATATATGGAGATGACCAGTCAAGCAAGTTTGTTAACGGAGTCTTATCAAAGATAAAGCAAAGTCTCAATAATTGA